The genomic DNA AGCCAGCAGTTATCAATAGAAGAATTAAAAGAACAGGTAGAAAAAACTGTAGTTGGATTTAGTGAAAACGTTAAATTAGTGGCTGACAATAAACAGCACATTGAACTAGTCGGCAGTAAGATAGAACAAGCAGAAAAAATTTCACAACAGGCAATTGAAACGGTTAATCGCAGTCAGCGTGGCTGGGTTATTGCAGAAATAGATTATTTATTACGAATTGCGCATCAAAGGATCGCTGTTGCAAAGGATATTGGCGGAGCGATAGCCGCACTAAAAGGTGCCGATTCCAGACTAGAGCAACTGGGTGATTTAAGTTTATTTAAAATTCGTGAACAACTCTCAAAAGATATAGGAAATTTAAATGCCATTCATCAGGCAGATGTAAACGGCATTTCATTAGCGTTAGATCAGATTATTGCTTCTTTGCCATCGCTTCCTTATAAAACAGTTAAAGATGAAATAAAAATTCAGTTTACTCAGGATGATGCGGTTGAACAGCCAAAAACAGAAGATAAAACATTTATAGATTCTGTCGTTGAAACAGTAAAACAGATTGGTGATATAAAAGTTCATCAGAAAAGCATAGAAGCTGCAAGTAGTGTGGAGCAGAAAAGCGGTATTGAGCAGTTATTGCGAACTTACCTGTTAGGTGCGCGGTTAGCTGCGCTTCGATTTAATCAGATGCAATTTTTACATGAGATAGAAAAAGCAAATGAAATTATCAGATTGCATTATGATGACAAGGATAATCGAATACAGCAAATGCAAAAAACATTACTTGATTACTCTGCATTACAGTTAAGCCCTGATCTGCCAGAATTAACAAAAGCCTGGACAATGTTACAGTCGGAAATAAAAAGTCCTGCGAGAAAAACAGTCAATGCTGCAGTGGCAAATAAAAGTAAAAAGACAGCGTCTAAAGCAGGTGTAAAACCTGAAGAGCAGGAGAAGCAATAATGAAACGTATTATACTTGCAATATTATTGGCGACAATACTTTCCGTTATTATTGGTGTTACCGCATTTTATAATGGTGCTGGTTATGTTGTATTTAGTTTTGCTGATTATACCGTAGAGACATCGTTTATCTTTATGGCAGGTTTTCTTGCAGCAAGTTTTTTTGTGTTTTATTATTTTTTACGCATCCTTTCAAGATTGCTTCATTTTCCAGACTACATGAGTCAGAGGCATTCATATCGTCAGTCTGAACGAGCAAAAGATGCTCTTGTTAAAGGATTGATAGAAATGTCTGAAGGTCGTTTTGAGCAAGCTGAAAAAATATTACTAAAACAGGCGGGTTCCAGTAATACGTCTCTATTAAATTATTTAATGGCAGCAAGGTCAGCTCAGCAGGTTGCTGCATATGATAGACGAGACGAATATTTACGCCTGGCACATGAAGTGACACCATCTGCTGATATCGCTATTGGATTAACTCAGGCTGAGTTACAGTTAAGTCATAAACAGTACGAGCAGGCATTAGCAACATTAAATCATCTTTCTAGTGTTTCACCTAAACATGGTTATGTGAAAAAGCTACAGGCGAAAGCTTATCAACAGCTTGAAGACTGGGATAACCTGGGTCCTATACTTGAAGATGTTCGTAAGATGAAAGCACTGGAAGAATCACAGCTTGAGAAAGATGAAATAGAAGCATACTACGGCATGTTAAAAGGTAGTATCAAACAGGTAGATGGTGAAAAGACAGATCGTATCTGGCAAAAAATACCAAAACGATTAAAAGTTAATTCTGAATTAATACATGTCTATTGTGGTTTTTTATTAAAGAATAATAAGGCAGAAGAGGCTGAAGTTTTAATTAGAAATCAGTTAAGTAATAGTTGGGATAATGAGCTGGCCATGTTGTATTCTAATTTATCAGTAGGGGATTGTACCAAACAGTTAGAAACAGCTGAAACATGGCTGCACGGTCAATCACGTAATCCGGTTTTATTATTAGTGTTAGGTAAACTTTGTTTAAACTGTCAGTTATGGGGCAAAGCTAGAAGTTATTTTGAATCGAGCATAGGTATAAAGCCGGGCTCAGAAGCATATTTGAAATTAGCTGAATTACTTGATAGCAAAATGGATGAGCATGAAGAGTCTCAACAGATGTACCAGTTAGGTTTATTGAATGCGGTAGATAGTCAGTGTGAAGATAATAAACAGGCTCTTTCTAGTGAAAATAATACGGCTAGACCATTATTGAAAGTAATTCAGTAGAAAATAATTACTTTGGTCTGAAGGCTCTTATGCCTTGCAGAATCTTCAGGTGATATTAGAATTGTTTCTGATTTGATGTTAGTTATTGATGAACTACATAATGGCCACGAAATAATAAAGCATCTTTTCCATTAAATAAAACTTTAATCTCTAATTTAATGCGCGCCAACCCTTTACGGTGATAGGTTTTTAGAAATCGTGATAAAACGTTACTATCATTTAATTCACATACTGCTCTTATCTCTCCATCAACGGGCAGCAGGTAATCAACTTCACTATGTTGAATAACAATGTGACCAGTAAGATTATGTAACTTCATCTGATGGAAAACAAAACTCCACCCGCATAAAACAGCAACAGAATATAAACTGCCTCCAAAAGCGGTGCATTTGTGATTTATATTTGGCTCTAGAGGTGCTGTGAGTTCGACTCTGTTAACATCGCAATGGGCAACAGAAATTTCCATTGCCCGTGTAAGCGGGATTTCACTATGAAGCACTGACTGTAAATGCTTGCAAGATTTCATATGATTTATTTTTTTGCAGCAATTGCCTGCGTAGCATCTGCAGAGTATTCAAAAGCATCGGAAAACATATTGTCTTTAGATGCTCCTAGTGTTGTGAATAAATCAACCGCAGCATTTACCATAGGTGGTGGGCCGCTCATATAAATATCAAAAGCAGATAGTTGAGGGAATTTATTGGCAACGGCCTGATGAACAAAACCGGTTTCACCTTGCCAGTTATCCTCATCCATCGGATCAGAGAGAACAGCTGTAAAAGTAAGGTTACTATTGTTTTTGATCCATTGTTTGGCCATGTCGTCCATATACAGATCACGTAATGCCCTTACTCCCATAAACATATGAATCGGCTGATCAAAACCAACATGTTCAATATGTTCTATCATGGCTTTTAAGGGGCCAAAACCTGTTCCGCCACCCATCATGATAATTGGGCGATGTCGGTCTTCACGTAAATAAAAGCTGCCCAGAGGTCCTTGTATTTGAAGTCTGGAATCATCAGGCATAGACTCAAATAAAAAGTCAGTGAACATGCCGCCTTTGACGTGACGAATATGTAATTCTATGACGTCATCATTGTGAGGTGCGTTTGCAATAGAAAAAGCGCGACGCTTTCCGTCTTCTAGTAAGAATTCAATGTACTGACCTGCATGGTATTGTAGGCGTTCGTTATTATCCAGATTGATTTTAAGCGCAATAACATCATGGCTAAGGTGTTCTTTAGAGTGAACTTGACAGTTTATCTGCTTTATATCAAAACTGGCCTGTCCTTCAATCTCATCAATACTAATTTCAAGATCACTGGAAGTTTTACATACGCAGAATAATGCCTGTTTATTCGCTTTCATGTCGTCATCAAGTGCTATGGGGTCTTCATCATAGAAAACATTACCCTTTACAACGAAACCGGTACAGGCACCACACGCACCACCGCGACAGCCATAGGGGAGCTCGATGTTTTGTCTCATCGCAGCATCTAGAATTGCCTCGCCATCATCAACTTCAAATTGATGACCGGATGGATGAACAGTGACTTTGTGTGACATTATTAATCCTTAAAATCTTGTTTAGCCCGACATTTTGCACCATATATGTGCAAAGTAAAAGCCTATAAAGTTAGCTTTAATTATTTTTGCTATAATAGCGATTCGTTTTTAGGAGAAGATGAAAATGGCCCGCGTTAAAATTTATAGCACAGCACGTTGCCCGATCTGTGATAAAACAAAAACCTTACTGAATAAATGGAAAATTCCTTATGAAGAAGCCATGGTTGATGCCGATCACAGTGCGTTACGGGAAATGTCTGAGATCACTCAGGGAGCAAGAACAGTTCCACAAATAGCCATAGATGGAAAGTGGATTGGTGGGTTCTCTGAACTGACAATGTTGCATATGGACGATGAACTTGATGAGTTTGTTGAAGCCTGATTTAAGTATGATAAATGTACCTGAATGGGTGCGTTTTATTGCCCAGGATTCAGACGGTAGCTGGTGGGGGTATTCAGTTGAACCACTGGAAAATCATCGGGGCTGGTATGAGAATGAGCTTGGGCGAAATGTTAAATTAATAAAAACAGCACCTGTGGAGCAATGGCGCAAGTGCTTATTTTCTTATAATTCAAAATGAAAGTTTCGGGGATAGCGTGCAGTTATTTAGACGCGCTGTCTCCAGGATAAAGTTTACATAACTAGATTTTCAATCCTTTCTTTAAGATATCCATAAATGTTTTACTGTTTAAATCCTGACTATCGCCACCACTAAATACAAGTGCACCCGATGAGTAGCTGTCACCATAGCTATTTACCAGTGTTATGGTTTGAGCCAGGCCAGAAAAAAACTGTTCATCTGTTAATTCTGAGAGTGGATGTATAAATGCGCTCCAGAGTTTGCCTTTAGCAATGGAGTAACGAGCATCCAGGGCACTATCAAAGTTTGCCTGCATCATTCTATAAAGTTGATCTTTACTCAGGCTCTCTGATGATTTAATCGGAGAAATAATGCGCAAACGATTGGCTTTTTCAGAGGTAATGATATAAACGGGAATATTTTTATATTTAATTTTCCAGTAACCCTTCTGGCCATCAGGTTTGGCATCAATTCGAGAAATAAGTTCACCGAGACGGTTATTGTCCATTGCTGAATCAGTGGCATTAGATAATTGAGAGTGAAGTAAAATAAGTAGAGAAAATACGCTTATGAGTATGGGTTTCATTTTTGCTTCCTTTTTAAACTAACTGCCGCACGGTTTTGTATATAGGTGATCATTCGCGTCACCCTGTTATAACAATTTTAAAATTATATCCAGTCGTCCCCGTAATCATGGGTTATTTCATCGCCTGTTTTTATATTTTTTATGGCAATGACCTGTAAATCTTCGCAGTAACATGCATTCGGTTCGGGATTGTGATTAATATATTTTAAATCACAATCCACCTGTATGCCGAGCGTTTCATTAACCCATAACACATATGGTCCGTCTTCTTCGACAGGGTTATATTTAATGATGCCTATAATATCTCCCTCAGAAATATTACAACTGGCAAATAATCCCTTACCATGAATATCACTTTCTTTAACTACAAATAATTCGTCAGTCATAATTTTTTATTCTTTATCAAATATATTTAGCTGATCCCATTTTGCATCAACTTTTTGTTTGATGTCTTCTTGCATAACGATGGGTTTTCCCCATTCTCGACTGGTTTCACCGGGTAATTTGTTAGTTGCATCAAAACCCATTTTAGAGCCAAGACCGGAAACAGGTGAAGCGAAATCGAGATAATCGATGGGTGTGTTTTCGACAATCGTGGTATCTCGAGATGGGTCCATGCGAGTGGTCATCGCCCAGATAACGTCATTCCAGTCACGTGTATTGATGTCGTCATCAACAACGATAATAAATTTTGTGTACATAAACTGACGTAGAAAAGACCAGACACCCATCATGACTCGTTTAGCATGACCCGGGTATTGCTTCTTCATGCTAACGACAGCCATTCGGTATGAGCAGCCCTCAGGAGGAAGATAAAAATCAATAATCTCCGGGAACTGTTTTTTGAGAATAGGCACAAAAACTTCATTGAGAGCCAGGCCAAGAATAGCCGGCTCATCGGGAGGTCTGCCAGTATAAGTGGTGTGGTAGATTGGATCATTGCGATGTGTGATTTTTTCAATGGTGAAGACGGGGAACTCTTCTACTTCATTGTAATAACCGGTGTGATCACCATAGGGGCCCTCAGGTGCGGTATCGTCAGGATATATATAACCTTCCAGTACGTACTCAGCTGAAGCAGGCACCTGTAAGTCAGATAACAGGCATTGCGTGACCTCTGTTTTGCTGCCGCGTAATAAACCTGCAAATGCATACTCGGATAAACTATCGGGTACTGGCGTTACTGCGCCTAAAATCGTAGCAGGGTCAGCCCCTAAAGCAACTGCAACAGGGAAAGGTTCACCCGGGTGAGTTTCCTGCCACTCTTTAAAGTCGAGTGCACCTCCCCGATGCGAGAGCCAGCGCATAATAACGCGGTTTTTACTGATAACCTGTTGACGGTATATGCCCAGGTTCTGCCTGTCTTTATTTGGGCCTTTTGTTATGACGAGCCCCCAGGTGATAAGAGGGGCAGCATCTTCAGGCCAGCAAGTTTGCACCGGAATCCGCTCAAGATCGACTTGCTCTTTATCGATGATATTCTTCTGGCAACCGGCTTTGTTAACTATTTTGGGTGCCATATTTAACACCTGTTTGAAAATAGGTAATTTTTCCCAGGCGTCTTTCATGCCTTTTGGGGGCTCAGGTTCTTTAAGAAAAGCCAGTAATTTTCCTACTTCATGTAATGCATCTACTGATTCCTCGCCCATGCCCATTGCAACCCTTTGAGGTGTGCCGAACAGATTAGCTAAAACCGGAACAGATGAATTTTTTACATTTTCAAAAAGTAAAGCAGGTCCTGAAGCGCGTAGTGTTCTGTCACAGATTTCCGTCATTTCAAGATAGGGGTCAACTTCAACGTTTATACGTTTAAGCTCACCTTTCTGTTCGAGCTGTGTAATGAAATCACGGAGATCTTTATATTTCATAAGTCAGGCTTAAATAAGTAGTTTATAGGGCAGGGTTATTTGTATATGCAGAGGTAAGCTGTATCACAAGCAGTTTTGACAAGAAAAGAAACATTTGCTTCAACGATAAACATTTCGTTTATAGCAATTTCTCGCCAGTTATCTTCGTTTGGTAATTTAACGGACATTTCGCCACTGATTAATGTCATATGTTCAATTGAGCTGGTGCCAAACTCATAATCACCTGCAGCCATAACGCCCATTGTCGCCTTGTCATCGCCTGATTTAAAAGCCAGTGATTTGACCTTGCCATCAAAATATTCATTTACATCAAACATAATAGACCTGTGTTTAAGTTTAAAAAGTGTCGATATTTTAGCATGACCTGAGAATGAGTTAAGCAGGATTGTGCCGGTGTTTCATTAAGCAGATTTTTTTTCCATTTTTCAGGTAACGGTTAAATTTGTCGGAAATAGCTTCTGGAGCAGAATCGACATCATAACTTATAAAATTAGCGGCTGAATAAAAGTCTGACAAGTGCGTGTAGGGGAAGCTATAACATTGTAGATCACTAAGCTGTGGTTGTATGTGCTTAAGAAGGGCGCTTCCTATCCCCGTTCGGCGCATATCAGCACTTACACACATGCTCCGTAAAAGATAAAAGTTGTTAACGGGGTGTAGTCTCAGAGCAGCAACTATCACATTATTTAAAGTGGCGATGTATATAAAGTCGCCTTTAGGAGCCTGGGCCCGCATACCATTTTTTTTATAAAATGATTTTACTAATGGCAGGGTATAATTATCTGCCTGTTTGAATATAAGTAATTCAGAAGTGTTCTCTGATGGAGTATTAAATAATGTCCCGTGCGTTTTGCTATCAGTGTCGCCGCGCAAAAATCACCTGCCTGTGTGGCCGCATCGAAAAACAGCCGAATGAAATAAAAATAGTGGTACTGCAGCACCCGGATGAGCGTAATAACCCAAAAGGTAGTGCAATCATAGCAGAACTGGGCTTACAGAAGTATCAACGATGGACCGCTGAGGACTTTAGTCAACATGAAGAATTTAATGATTTCTTAATAAAGCATAAATCTGAGGTTGCTGTGCTGTATCCATCTAAAGATGCTATTGAATTAAATAAAAAATGGAAAAATAAGGATGGATGGAATCCGAAGTATTTGATTGTGATTGATGCAACCTGGCGTAAAGCGAAAAAAATATGGGAACTACAGCCTCTTTTGCATAAATTACCTGTTTTAAGGTTAACAGAGGAAGAATTTTCTAATTACCGAATTAGAAAGGCGCCAAAAGATGGTTATTTATCAACAATAGAGAGCATTGTCATCTCTCTAAGGGCGCTGGAATACAATTCTCAGGCTTATCAGCCCTTACTGGATCTGTTTGCAGAAATGATTGATTTTCAAATAGAAAAAATGGGTGAGAGGACCTATTTAAAAAATTATTTAGATAAATTGTGATTTTTTTTCAGATAGTTATGGAAAATAAGTCGAGCATCATATAGACTGCGCGCCTCTTTGCAGAAAGAGCTAATTGTGGGTGATTAGCTCAGCTGGTAGAGCGTCGCCCTTACAAGGCGAATGTCGGGGGTTCGACTCCCTCATCACCCACCAACGGACCGGTAGTTCAGCTGGTTAGAATGCCGGCCTGTCACGCCGGAGGTCGCGGGTTCAAATCCCGTCCGGTCCGCCATACAAATAAAAAAGGCCCCCCTGTTTTCAGGGGGGCCTTTTTTATTTGTATGGATAACTGGAGAGCGTTGACGGGAGTCTATTTCGAAAAAATGCCTGAAGCATTTATAAGAACAACAGTACATAACTATCGGGGACAGACCTCGCTTTTTGAGCTCTGTCCCTTTAATCCATACCACCAGGAGTTGACAGGGCAAGTTACCGTCCCCGCAATGCTCTTGATAGCATCAAAGCAGGGTCCGGCTCGAGACTTTACCATTCATTTGAAAAATGACTAATTCAGTTAACCAATATCATTCAATATAAAAAGATTAACTATGACACAATACACATTATGAAATCACCTGTAGATAAATTATTAAAAAAACATCAGAAGCTCAATCAGAGTGACATGATGAAAGTTGAGTCTCATGTGCAGCGTGAGTCAGGTGAATGGATAATTAATACACTGATGATTGAAGGTTATGCTGTGCCTTTTAAATATAAACGTAAAAAGATGTATAAAGACCTGAAAGGGCAGCGGGTCAATTTAACATATTACACGGAAACAGAAAATGTAGCAGGGATGGAAATAGAAGTGATGAACGTGGTAAGAATAAAAGTCTCATAAAAAGTCAATTATTATAGTGGTTTTATTTGGTTAGTAGTAAAAGGTATAAAAATTGTTATTAAGGTTTTTTCTGTTAGTTACTGAGTTTTTTCCAGACTTTGTATTTTCAGGCTTACTTTTTTAGCACGATTAATTAACTGAATTAGCTCTTTGTTTTCAGGTTCTAGTTGAGCGGCCTGTTGCCATATTTTTAGTGCATCATCTATTTTGTTTTCACTGTAAAGTGTTTTCCCAGAAGATATTTTATTAGCTACAAGTTTACTAATTTCAGAATTTAGTGTGGACAGCAGTGCTTTTGCTTTTTCATGTGAAGGAGTCACGGTAAGCAAAGCACTAAGGTGGCTTTGTGCTTTATTGTACTCATGTTTATTATATGTAACTTCATATAAATCCAGCAATTCTTTCTGACGTTTTTTTATAGATTTATCTTTTAACTGTGCATTTATTTTACTAAGCCATAATTGTTTTTGTTTAGAGGGCGCTAGATTATCTGATAAAGCATAACAGTCTCGAGCTATTTCATATTGCATATTTTTTCTGGCCTGATCGCCACATCTTTTTAGATGGCTGGCCACATCAGTTCTATCGGCATTGTATCGATCTATATCAAACTGAGCATTATAGTCATAGGGTATAAGTTTATGAAGTTTGTCATATATTTTTCGATAAGAAATTAAAGAGTGTGCTCGTTTCATGAGCATATCTTTTTTCAGGGCCGTAATTTGTTCATCTCTTTCGCGAAGCAGGTTAGATCTTTCATGGGTTAATCTGGGCTCGTCCTGAATTTTTTCCAGGGCATCATCATAAACATTAAGAGCTTGTTGCCAATCATTAGATGATTTTAATTTTTGCGCGTTAACGGAGGTTTTTTCTATGAATTGATTTTTATTGACGACTATAGTTTCAGTTTTATCCAGAATAGATTTGAATGCTTTATCGTTTTTATCAATGTTCTGTAGTGCGTTATCAATTTCATCGTATTCGTTCTGGGTTAACCATTGTTTTAAGTCATGATCTAGTGATTCAGGTGTTTTATGCAATAGTGAGCAGGCTGGCATAAGAAAATATGCAAACATGAGAATAATAATCTGACAATTTTTTGTTAAAATATTCAACTATCAGTCTCATCAGAAATATTTAAGATATTATCTAGTTGTTTTTGCATGATTTTTTCCTGTTCAGGAACCATATTATTAACAAGCCAGGTTGATACAGGCAGTTCTTTACCGCGCACACGAATTATTTTATGTTTGTTAGCCAGTATCTGTGTCGATATATTATTCTGTTGGTATAACTCTTCAAGAATGAGGATCTGATCACTTTCAGCGATGCCTGCGAGTCGTGAAGCAATATTAACCGGGTCTCCTATTACAGTGTATTCCATTCTATCGCTTGATCCAAGATTGCCAGCTATCATGAGTCCGCTATTAACACCAATTCTAAAATGAATAGGAATTTTATTCTGTTTCTGGCGTATTTTATTAAGCCGGTAAACGGTTTCTCGAATCATAATGGCGCAGTTTATAGCGTTGAGGCTATGATTATCCGAAGAGTCGGGTACGCCAAAGACAACCATCGCACAGTCCCCCATAAATTTGTCTATGTGGCCATTGTATAACTGGGCAATACTTGATATATGTGAAAAATATTCATTGAGTAAATTGGCGATTTCTTCTGGTGGAAGCTTTTCAGATATACTGGTAAAGCCAACAATATCAGCAAATAAAACGGATGCATCAACGTGTTTTCCACCCAGTTCTACATCATTTAGATTTTGCAAAACTTTTTCTGCAACATTGCTGGAAACGTAACGTGAAAATACATCTTCAACCTGTGTCTTTTGTAATAGTCCATGAGCCATCTGGTTAAAAGCACAGGCAAGCTCACCGATTTCATCATTACGCCGTTCATTTAAACGGTATTCAAAATCACCAGAGCCAATTGCTTTACTTGCATCGACCAGGTTATGTATAGGCTTGGATAAGTGCCGACTCATAACAAAGGCAAGTAAAATGGCAATCAGGCTCATCAATAGTGTTGCAAAAATAATTACGAAACGAGAGTTTTTTAAAGAATGAACCATTTGCTGTTTGCTGAAAGTGATAATGACATGTCCAGCGACAAGCTGCTTGAACTTGATAGGACTATCAAAGCATATCAGTTTGTCTTGAGCGTTTTTAACAGCGGCCCACTCAAAAATATGTGCTGTATTTTTATTGCCTAATTGATGCTGAATATAACTAATAGAGGGTGTTAAGCCATTATTGGCCAGAATTTTTTTCTGATCAGATATAATCACAGCGCCTTTTATCTGGTTATTGTCTACAAGATTGTTTACCAGTGTTTGTAAGCCAAGATTGTCATCTGATAAAACCATTTCTGCAGCGCTAATTGAAACCTGTCTTGAAAGTGCAGAACCTATATTATTAATTTGCTGGCTCAAAACCATTTTCTGGTTTTCTAGTATGATAAATCCGAGCGTTGACATGCCGCTTACAATTAATATTGTAATGGCAATGGCGAGCTTTATGGCAATCGGGACTCTTATTTTAAAGCGCTTGTCATCGTTTTTTTCAGGTGTCTGTTTTATGTTCTGATCCAAATGTTACTCATTCGCTAAATTATATTAACCGGCTGAAATCATAGCATGTCTGGGTATGAACAGGTTTCTATTAATTATTTGAAATAGTTTGAACTAATTTAAAATAAATTCGTCTTAATATTTGCAAGCCAGCAAAGTTGGACAGGGGAGATGGTTTGTCCCTGTCCGTTTTTTGTCTGATTCTCGTTAGAGTAAAAATATCCCAGTTTGTTCCATTTCTTGTCTAGAATGTTTCTATATGCCCTATTTACAGAATTCGTTCTATGCAGCCAATACTTCAGGTAAATCAGTTATATAAGCAATTTAATCGGTTAAAAGCGGTTAATGGTATTAGTTTCGACGTGCCAGAAGGAATTTGTCTTGGCCTGTTAGGTCCAAATGGTGCGGGTAAGACTACTACAGTAGAGATGCTGGAAGGTATTAAAAGTCCAGATAAGGGAAGTATACTGTACCGTGGAAAATCGCTGGATTCCGAGTTTAAAAACAGGGCGGGCATTATGTTTCAGTCTACCGCACTGCAGGACTTCATAACCGTGCGTGAGTCTCTTGAGCTATTTCAACAGTTATACCCGAAAGTATCAAATTTAGAGCAAATTATTACGGACTGTGCATTAAACGGTTTTTTAGATCAGGATACAGCAAGTTTAAGTGGTGGCCAGCGCCAGCGCGTATTGCTGGCTATTGCAATGGTGAATGATCCGGAGATTATTTTTCTTGATGAGCCGACAACAGGGCTGGATCCGCAGGCACGTCATAATTTCTGGCGATTAATTGAGAAGATTAAACAGCAAAATAAGACAGTCGTGCTGACTACCCATTATATGGAGGAGGCTTATGAGCTTTGTGACAAAATTATCATTATGGACCATGGTGAAATAATAGCTGAAGGCACACCGGATGATTTGCTGTCAGAGCATTTCAATGATGTTGTGATACAGATGCCTTATTCTACTGCTCTTGAAATGTTACTTGAGCGGCTAAATAGCAGAGGAGTGCTTAGTTTTAGTTGCGAGCAGAAGCAGATTGAAATATGTACTTCAGACGTGAATCAGGCAATTGAATTGCTGCTCGCAGCAGATATTTCGCTGAATGGCTTACAGATAAGAGAGCGAACGCTAGAAGATTTGTTTCTTGAGCTGACAGGTAAGGGGCTCAGGCAATGAAATGGAGTCGATTTATTAGTGTGTTGAGGGCGAGAGACAGGGAGTTTTTGCGTGATAGAAGTGCGCTCGCCTGGAATGTCATATTTCCATTATTAATTATCTTTGGTTTTGCTTTTGCATTTACCGGAGATCAGTTAACTCAGTATAAAGTGGGGGTTGTAAATCAGACTGATGATGCGCAACTCGATTTCTACAGGTCTGAGTACATACAGTTTATACCGATAGTGGTAGCTGATAAAAATTCGGCTATTGATAAAGTGAAACGGCATCAGTTAGATATGCTGTTAGATGCAAAAGAGCGGCGTTATTGGGTGAATGACAGCTCTCCATCAGGTTATATGATAGAGAAAGTATTATCAGGCAGTGGTGGTGCAGGGTATCAGAAGCAGTTAGTGCAAGGTAAACAGATACGTTACGTTGACTGGCTCATTCCCGGTGTACTCGGTATGAATATGATGTTTAGTGCCCTGTTTGGCGTGGGTTATGTTGTTGTTCGATATCGAAAAAATGGCGTGCTTAAACGGCTTAAAGCAACCCCATTAAGTGCATTGGAGTTTCTATCTGCTCAGGTAGTATCCAGGTTGTGGCTGATTATGGTCATTACCACGGCCGTATTTATTGGTTGTGACCTCTTAATTGGCTTCGCTATGCATGGAAGTTATGTCAATTTATTCATAGTATATGTGCTGGGAGCCTTTTCTATGATCAGTATGGGGTTGATAGTGGCTGCGCGCGTTAAATCAGAAGAAATGGCGGGAGGGCTGTTAAATATGCTTTCCTGGCCTATGATGTTCTTATCTGGCGTCTGGTTTT from endosymbiont of Galathealinum brachiosum includes the following:
- a CDS encoding ABC transporter ATP-binding protein: MQPILQVNQLYKQFNRLKAVNGISFDVPEGICLGLLGPNGAGKTTTVEMLEGIKSPDKGSILYRGKSLDSEFKNRAGIMFQSTALQDFITVRESLELFQQLYPKVSNLEQIITDCALNGFLDQDTASLSGGQRQRVLLAIAMVNDPEIIFLDEPTTGLDPQARHNFWRLIEKIKQQNKTVVLTTHYMEEAYELCDKIIIMDHGEIIAEGTPDDLLSEHFNDVVIQMPYSTALEMLLERLNSRGVLSFSCEQKQIEICTSDVNQAIELLLAADISLNGLQIRERTLEDLFLELTGKGLRQ
- a CDS encoding ABC transporter permease, producing MKWSRFISVLRARDREFLRDRSALAWNVIFPLLIIFGFAFAFTGDQLTQYKVGVVNQTDDAQLDFYRSEYIQFIPIVVADKNSAIDKVKRHQLDMLLDAKERRYWVNDSSPSGYMIEKVLSGSGGAGYQKQLVQGKQIRYVDWLIPGVLGMNMMFSALFGVGYVVVRYRKNGVLKRLKATPLSALEFLSAQVVSRLWLIMVITTAVFIGCDLLIGFAMHGSYVNLFIVYVLGAFSMISMGLIVAARVKSEEMAGGLLNMLSWPMMFLSGVWFSLEGLHPWVQKMALIFPLTHITHAARGIMLDGVGLLAILPNLVSLLVMSVIFLLLGVLLFRWE